The Candidatus Binatia bacterium DNA segment TCTTCATCCAAGGAACGCGGGGAAAAGGAACCAAAGTAACCGCTCGAATACCCATCGACGCGCATGGTTAAGATCCTGATCGCCGACGATCACCCGGTCGTGCGGCAAGGCCTCAAACAGGTCCTGGCCGATGAGGCCGATATGAAGGTCGAAGGCGAGGCCGCGAATGCCAACGAGCTTTTAGCGAAGGTGCGAAGAGAGTCGTGGGATATCGTGCTCCTGGATATAACGATGCCGGGGCGCGGCGGGCTCGAGGTGTTGAAGGATCTCCGACGCGAGCGCGCTAAACTTCCGGTTCTGGTGCTCAGCATGCATCCGGAAGATCAGTTCGGGCTGCGCGTCCTCAAAGCCGGCGCCGCCGGCTACCTCACCAAAGACAGCGCCCCGGAAGAGCTGGTCAAGGCGATCCGAAAAGTGTGCGGCGGCGGAAAATATATCAGTCCGCTCCTCGCGGAGCAGTTGGCCGTCCGCCTCGACCCCGACGAGCCGAGACCGCCGCACGAATTTTTATCCGACCGCGAGTACCAGGTGATGTGCCTGATCGCTTCGGGCAAAAGGGTGGGCGATATCGCCAAAAATCTTTCGCTCAGCGTCAAGACCATCAGCACCTACCGGCTACGCATTCTGGAAAAGATGGGCGTTAAAACCAACGCTGAATTGACCCGCTACGCCATAGAGCGCGCATTGATCTGAGCCTCTTCTCCCCTGCTTCCGCACCCTCGTACTCCTACGTAGGACAGACGCCGACATAAAAATCAGCGCTGCGCCGATTCCCGGCGGCCGGGGATAGCTATAGCATATTGAGCATTTAATTAATCTGTTTACATCCATAGAGATGAGCATTAGAGTATTCATCGTCGATGACTCCCCGATCGTGCGCGATCGGCTGGTCGACATGCTGTCCGAGCTGGAGGCCGTCGAAGTCGTTGGTCAGTCCGAGAACGCGGCGGAGGCGACGCAAAGGATACGGGAGCTGCGACCCGATGCCGTCGTTCTCGATATCCGGCTCGCGAGCGGAAACGGCATCGATGTTTTGAGAACGATCAAGAAAGAACGTCCGGGCGTGCTGGTCATCATGCTGACTCTTTATCCGGATCCGCAATACCGCGAGAGCTGCATGAAGGCGGGCGCCAGCTTCTTTCTCGATAAATTTACGGGCTTTGAAAAAATCCCCGAAGCCTTGAAGACGTGTAGATCGGGGCGGGAGACGGTCAAACGGATTTTCCGATAAAATTCAAACCGGCCTTGAGGACTTCGGCGGAGTGGATGGCCGACCTGCTGTTTTCGAGCGGCAGAAAGCAGCGCCGATGGGTCGGCTCGGCTATCTTTTTGCTCCTCCTTTTGCCGCTCCTCTTTATCGGCACATTCAGTTATCTGCAAGCATCCCGGGAGCTGACCGCCAACGCTTATGCGCGTAGGCAATCTTTGGCTTATCTCGCCGCAACCACGCTCAAGCAGAGGTTGGATCACTTGAAGGATATCGGCGTCGCCCTCGCCACCCGCGTGCGCTTCCGCCAGTTGATCGGCGAAGGCAAGTGGAACGAAGCGGCGGAGATCCTGCGCCACGTGCCGAAAGACTTCCCCTTCATCGAGCGGCTGTTTTTAACCGATCCTGCCGGCACCCTGATGGTGGACGTGCCGGAGCTTCCGGGAGTGCGCGGAAGAAACTTTGCCTTTCGTGACTGGTACAAGGGCGTGCGCCAAAATTGGCTGCCCTATGTCTCCGACATCTACAAGCGAGCCGTCGCGCCTGAATATAACGTGATCGCGATCTCCATTCCCGTCAAGGCCGAAGATCAGACCATCATCGCGGTATTGGTCCTGCAATTGCGCCTTAACGCCCTCCTTCAGTGGGCCCAAGACCTTGACGTCGGCCGCTCGGGCTTTGTCTACGTCGTGGACAGACAGGGACATGGCGTCGCGCCCCTGGGATCCGCGGCTGAGAATGAGATGGTCGATCTTTCAGGTGTGCCTGCGATTCAGAAGGCGCTCAACGGAGAACGCGGGATAGAGACGGCATGGAATCCGGTTGAAAAGGAACACCGACTCGCCGCGTACGAGCCGGTGCCGGGTTATGGCTGGGGAGTCATCATCCAGCAGCCCGTTACGACGGCGTTCGCCGCCCGGAATAAAACCCTGAGACAAATCCTCCTCGCTTACGGGCTGATCTGTCTTTTCGCGGCGGCGCTTGCCTTTCTTTTCGTCCGCACTCTCGCCGAGCGCAAGCAGCATGAAGAAGCGCTCAAGGGAAACGAGGAGCGGTTTCGCGGCATGGCCGAGGCGGCCGAAGACGCCATCATATCCGCCGATCAGGAAGGCCGTATCACCTTCTTCAACCATGGCGCCGAACGCGTATTCGGCCACGCGAGCGGCATGATGATCGGGAAGCCGCTCACCGCGATCATGCCGGAAAGATTTCGCGACGCTCACCGAGCGGGACTCAAGCGCTTTCTCGCGACCGGGGAAGCGCGCGTGATCGGCAAGACCGTGGAACTGGTCGGGATGAAAAGCGATGGCAGCGAATTTCCCCTGGAACTCTCGCTTTCGAGCTGGAAGGCGGACAAAGGAATTTTCTTTACCGGCATTCTTCGCGACATCACGGAACGCAAGCAGGCGGAGGAAGAGGTCAGAAAACTGAACGAGCACCTGAACCTTCGCGCCCTCGAGCTCGAGACCGCCAACAAAGAGCTGGAAGCCTTCAGTTATTCGGTCTCGCACGACCTCCGGGCGCCGCTCCGCGCGGTGGACGGATTCTCCCGCATCCTGCTGCAAAAGCACGGCGCCGCGCTGCCGCCGGACGCCAAGCGCTATCAACATCTCATATGCGAAAACGCCCAACAGATGGGGCGGCTGATCGACGACCTGCTCTCGTTCTCCCGCCTGAGCCGCCAGCCGCTCAAGCGCCAGCCGGTCGATCCTCGTCACATCGTCGATGAGGCGCTTCAGCACTTGAGCCGGGAGTCCGACAACGGGCAAGCCCAAATCTCGGTCGGCAAGCTGCCCGCGTGCCAGGCCGACCCGGCTCTGCTGAAGCAGGTCTACGTCAATCTGATCTCCAACGCGATCAAGTACTCGCGCAAGCGCGCAGGCGCGCGCATCGAGATCGGCTGTAGGGACGATAACGGCCCGCCGACCTATTTCGTTCGCGACAACGGCGTCGGCTTCGAGATGAAATATGCCGACAAGCTTTTCGGCGTCTTTCAGCGCCTGCACCGCGCCGAGGAATACGAAGGAACCGGCGTCGGCCTGGCGATCGTCCAGCGGATCGTCAACCGTCACGGTGGCCGCGTTTGGGCCGACGCCGCAATCGACAAAGGCGCCACCTTTTATTTCACTCTAGGAGGGGAGGTCCAGTCCCGTGACAGAGAAAACCGTCGAGATACTGCTGGTCGAGGATAATCCGAACGACGTGGAACTGGCCCTCCATGCTTTGAAGGCAAACAACTTCACGGACGTCGAGGTGATGCGCGACGGGGCCGAGGCGCTGGATTTCATTTTCTGCGAGGGCGAGTATTCCCGGCGTAACCCCGATCAGCGGCCCAAGGTCATCATGCTCGATCTGAAACTTCCCCGAGTCGACGGTCTGGAGGTCCTGAAACGAATCAAGAACGATCCGCGCAGCCGCATGATCCCGGTCGTCGTGCTGACCTCGTCGCGCGAGGAGTGCGATATCGTCGAGAGCTATCACCTGGGCGTCAACAGCTATATCGTCAAGCCCGTAGACTTCGATCAGTTCAGCGAGGCGGTGCGCGGATTGGGGCTGTATTGGCTGTCGCGCAACCAGCCGCCGTCCGATGGCTGATCGCCGCGTAAGGATTGCCTCATGACCATGCCGCTCAACGTCCTGATCGTCGAAGACCGGCCGGCCGACGCCGAGCTGATGGTGTACGAGCTCGAGCGGGCGGGTTTCGAACCCGCGTGGAAGCGAGTGGAGACGGAGGCAGATTACCTCCTCGGGTTGGAAACCCATCCGGACATCGTTCTCGCCGACCACACGCTTCCCGGTTTTGGCGCGGCGCAGGCTTTGGAGCTGCTCAAGTCCCGCGGCCTGGATATTCCATTCATCGTGGTCACCGGCAGCATCAGCGAGGACGTGGCGGTCGCCCGTCTCAAACAGGGCGCCGCCGACTATATCCTCAAAGACCGGATGACGCGGCTGGGGGACGCGGTGACGCGCGCGCTTAGGGAAAAAAAGCTGGCCGATGAGAAGGCCAAGGCGGAGGAGGCGCTCAAGAGACGCTATCAAGAATTGGAAGTCTTGCAAGAAATCAGCCAGATCATCCTGACTTCGCCCACCATCACGGCCACCATGGAGGCGATTCTCGAGCGAGTTTTGACCCAAGGGGCCTACGACATCGGCATCATCCGGCTCTTCGATCCCGTCACGGCGACTCTGACGCCGGTGGCCTGGCGCGGGTATCGAGATCCGAAGAACGTCCAACTTCATCACAAGAGAACCGTTGACGCTATGACCGGACGCATGACTGCGCGGGTGATGACCATGAAGGAGCCGCTTATCGTGCAGGACGTTCGGCGCGGCGAAGGGCTGCGAACCTGGACGAAAGAAGAGGTCGAGTCGGCGATCGTGATTCCGGTGTGCGCGCGCGATACGGTCCTAGGCATCCTTCAACTGGGAAACCGTACGCCGCGGCGATTCACGCCGGACGAGAGCCGCTTGTTAGTGGCTATCGGCAATCAGGCCGGAATCGCCATCCAGAAGGCTAGGGCCCAGGAGGCGACCGAGAGGAACCTGGCTCGCATCCGGGCGCTGCACGACATCGACGCGGCTATCACTTCCACTCTCGATCTGGACAAAATCCTCGACGTCCTACTTGAGAAGATCGAGCTATTTTTGCCGATCACGGCGGCCAGCACGGTGCGCCTTTTAAATCCCGAGACTTTGGACCTGCCGTTCCTAGCTTGCCGCGGCGTCGACATTGAAGAATGGCGGTCTCAATCGCGAACCTCGCTGTGCGGTCGGGCCGAGACGGTAGTCCAGACCAGAGCTCCTGTGGTCGCGCGCAACGTTGAGACCGACGCGCGCACCTACAACCCGGAGATTTTCCGAAAGCACAGGCTGATTTCATATCTGGGGGTTCCGTTGATAGCCCACGCCAAAGTCCTGGGAATTCTCGGCCTCTATACCCGGCAGGAGCACGTATTCACGAAAGAGGAGGTCGAGTTTCTCAACACCCTGGCCGGGCAGGCCGCCATCGCCATCCACAACGCGCAGGCCTACGAGGAAAGCAGACAACAGGCGGCCGCGCTCGAAACGGCCAACAAGGTGAAGGACGAATTCTTGAGCGTCATGTCCCACGAGCTGAGGACTCCGCTGAGCGTGGTCCTGGGCTACACGGGCATGATCAAGGAAAAGATGCTGGGCGAGGTCAATCCCAGGCAGGAGGAGGCGCTGCAGAAGGTGCTCGTCCGCGCCACCGACCAGCTCTACATGATCAACGCCATCATGCAGACGACCCAGCTCGAAGCGCGGGCGATCGCGTTGGAGCGCCATCTGGTGAATCTCTCGGATCTGCTGTCCCAGCTCAGGTCGGACTACGACCTAACGCATAAGAAAACCGAGGTCCAACTGATCTGGGACTATCCTTCAGAGCCGGTGCCGCTCGTCACCGACAGCGGCAAGTTGAGGCAGATCATTCAAAATCTGGTGGACAACGCCCTCAAATTCACCGATCGGGGGAGCGTGACGGTCTCGCTCCGCGTAGCGGAGGAAGAGAAAAAAAAGTGGCTGGAACTGCATGTGGCCGACACGGGAGTCGGCATCAGCCGGGAACTGATTCCCCGCGTCTTCGAGAAATTCTATCAATGCGACAGCTCGGAGACCAGGCTTTATAGCGGCGTCGGCCTCGGCTTGTACATCGCGCAGAAGTTCACCGAGCTTTTGCGCGGCACGATCCACGTTCAAAGCGAACCGCGAAAGGGATCCACGTTTACCGTGAGGCTGCCGTTTGAAGATTGATGCGATGAGAAGAGCACGGCTAAAAATCCCCGGGCGGGCCGCCTTCGCGATCGCGGCGTTCGCCGCCTTTTCTTCTCTGACGGCTTGCCGGCAGCAGGACAAAACCCCGGAGCAGTCCACACTTCGTGTCGGCGTCTATCTGGCCCAGGGCTATCTTCCCTTTTTCGCGATTCAAGAGCTAGAGCTGGACCGAAAGCAAGGGATCAAGCTGGCGCTGGAGAAAAAAACCTACCTGGGCGGCGCCGCCGTGATCGACGCCATCGCGGCCGGCTCCGTCGACCTGGGCAGCGCAGGGAGCGTGCCGCTTATTTCCGCCGCCGCCCTCGGAGTCGTGCCGGACAAAGTTCTGGCCGTCGCCGCCAATAGTTTCGCCGACCCCGATCATCCGGCCTCCGCCGTTCTCGCCGATTCTCGCGTTACCGATTGGAAAGACCTGGAGGGAAAGCTCATCGCCGTCAACGCGGTGACCAGCATCCAGGGAGTCGCCATCAAGGCCCGCCTCAAGATTGAGAACGTCAAAAACTACAAGCTCGTGGAGATGTCCTTCGCCAACATGGGACTGGCCGTATCCGGAGGCAACGTTGCCGCAGCCGCGCTTTACGAGCCGTTCCTGAGCCAGTCTCTTCTTCGCGGCGACGGCAAACTGCTCGGTTGGATCATCGGCGGGCCGCCTTTCGTGCGCATACAATCGACGTTGATCGTTTTCAGCGCCGATCTCTACCGCAACAAACCCGAGACTGTGAAGGCCTTTCTGCGCGCCTATTTGCAAGCGGTGGAATGGATCAATAAAAACCCGGAGCGGGCCCGCTCGGTGCTCGCCAGGTGGATGGAGCTGGATGGAGAGATCGGCCGCAAGATCCAACTCCTCCGCTGGCCGGAGAACGGACTCAGCGATCCGGCCTCGCTGGAACAGATTCAGTCGATCATGATGGATGTCGGCATGCTCAAGGAAAAAATCGCGGTCGATCGAATTTACGACGAGACCTTGTTGAAGGAAGTCCTCGCCGAGAAAGCCGGATGAGACTCAAAAAAAGCCCGTTGTCGTTCAAGTTGTCCGCTCTGGTCATGCTGGCGGTGTGCCTGACCGCCGCGGCGAGCGCGCTCCTGGCGATCTTCATCGGACGGTCGATTTTGCGGGAGCGCGCGCTGGAGGCCAATATCAACAGCGTGCAGTCCTATGCCGGCGCCATCGGCTTTTACCTCGACAACGCCAGCTCGGTCTTGGAGATCGCGGCCGGCCTGAGAGATCTCCGGCCGTCGGC contains these protein-coding regions:
- a CDS encoding PAS domain S-box protein, giving the protein MADLLFSSGRKQRRWVGSAIFLLLLLPLLFIGTFSYLQASRELTANAYARRQSLAYLAATTLKQRLDHLKDIGVALATRVRFRQLIGEGKWNEAAEILRHVPKDFPFIERLFLTDPAGTLMVDVPELPGVRGRNFAFRDWYKGVRQNWLPYVSDIYKRAVAPEYNVIAISIPVKAEDQTIIAVLVLQLRLNALLQWAQDLDVGRSGFVYVVDRQGHGVAPLGSAAENEMVDLSGVPAIQKALNGERGIETAWNPVEKEHRLAAYEPVPGYGWGVIIQQPVTTAFAARNKTLRQILLAYGLICLFAAALAFLFVRTLAERKQHEEALKGNEERFRGMAEAAEDAIISADQEGRITFFNHGAERVFGHASGMMIGKPLTAIMPERFRDAHRAGLKRFLATGEARVIGKTVELVGMKSDGSEFPLELSLSSWKADKGIFFTGILRDITERKQAEEEVRKLNEHLNLRALELETANKELEAFSYSVSHDLRAPLRAVDGFSRILLQKHGAALPPDAKRYQHLICENAQQMGRLIDDLLSFSRLSRQPLKRQPVDPRHIVDEALQHLSRESDNGQAQISVGKLPACQADPALLKQVYVNLISNAIKYSRKRAGARIEIGCRDDNGPPTYFVRDNGVGFEMKYADKLFGVFQRLHRAEEYEGTGVGLAIVQRIVNRHGGRVWADAAIDKGATFYFTLGGEVQSRDRENRRDTAGRG
- a CDS encoding response regulator; its protein translation is MTEKTVEILLVEDNPNDVELALHALKANNFTDVEVMRDGAEALDFIFCEGEYSRRNPDQRPKVIMLDLKLPRVDGLEVLKRIKNDPRSRMIPVVVLTSSREECDIVESYHLGVNSYIVKPVDFDQFSEAVRGLGLYWLSRNQPPSDG
- a CDS encoding ABC transporter substrate-binding protein encodes the protein MRRARLKIPGRAAFAIAAFAAFSSLTACRQQDKTPEQSTLRVGVYLAQGYLPFFAIQELELDRKQGIKLALEKKTYLGGAAVIDAIAAGSVDLGSAGSVPLISAAALGVVPDKVLAVAANSFADPDHPASAVLADSRVTDWKDLEGKLIAVNAVTSIQGVAIKARLKIENVKNYKLVEMSFANMGLAVSGGNVAAAALYEPFLSQSLLRGDGKLLGWIIGGPPFVRIQSTLIVFSADLYRNKPETVKAFLRAYLQAVEWINKNPERARSVLARWMELDGEIGRKIQLLRWPENGLSDPASLEQIQSIMMDVGMLKEKIAVDRIYDETLLKEVLAEKAG
- a CDS encoding GAF domain-containing protein, with product MTMPLNVLIVEDRPADAELMVYELERAGFEPAWKRVETEADYLLGLETHPDIVLADHTLPGFGAAQALELLKSRGLDIPFIVVTGSISEDVAVARLKQGAADYILKDRMTRLGDAVTRALREKKLADEKAKAEEALKRRYQELEVLQEISQIILTSPTITATMEAILERVLTQGAYDIGIIRLFDPVTATLTPVAWRGYRDPKNVQLHHKRTVDAMTGRMTARVMTMKEPLIVQDVRRGEGLRTWTKEEVESAIVIPVCARDTVLGILQLGNRTPRRFTPDESRLLVAIGNQAGIAIQKARAQEATERNLARIRALHDIDAAITSTLDLDKILDVLLEKIELFLPITAASTVRLLNPETLDLPFLACRGVDIEEWRSQSRTSLCGRAETVVQTRAPVVARNVETDARTYNPEIFRKHRLISYLGVPLIAHAKVLGILGLYTRQEHVFTKEEVEFLNTLAGQAAIAIHNAQAYEESRQQAAALETANKVKDEFLSVMSHELRTPLSVVLGYTGMIKEKMLGEVNPRQEEALQKVLVRATDQLYMINAIMQTTQLEARAIALERHLVNLSDLLSQLRSDYDLTHKKTEVQLIWDYPSEPVPLVTDSGKLRQIIQNLVDNALKFTDRGSVTVSLRVAEEEKKKWLELHVADTGVGISRELIPRVFEKFYQCDSSETRLYSGVGLGLYIAQKFTELLRGTIHVQSEPRKGSTFTVRLPFED
- a CDS encoding response regulator transcription factor, encoding MSIRVFIVDDSPIVRDRLVDMLSELEAVEVVGQSENAAEATQRIRELRPDAVVLDIRLASGNGIDVLRTIKKERPGVLVIMLTLYPDPQYRESCMKAGASFFLDKFTGFEKIPEALKTCRSGRETVKRIFR
- a CDS encoding response regulator transcription factor, which produces MVKILIADDHPVVRQGLKQVLADEADMKVEGEAANANELLAKVRRESWDIVLLDITMPGRGGLEVLKDLRRERAKLPVLVLSMHPEDQFGLRVLKAGAAGYLTKDSAPEELVKAIRKVCGGGKYISPLLAEQLAVRLDPDEPRPPHEFLSDREYQVMCLIASGKRVGDIAKNLSLSVKTISTYRLRILEKMGVKTNAELTRYAIERALI